From the genome of Leptospira andrefontaineae, one region includes:
- a CDS encoding flagellar assembly protein FlaA produces MILIWIFILTGPILSKDLSGIYKEYVVQDFETEIFGEENVKAKLGPDFTPEVRISTVFRTPERESEKSLYVELTAEKNQSFQILFKKPWSSKEFVKEFKFHVYANDGGGSLFILVRDSSLDQKKILLTHFNFSGWKILSLDITRKVRQDDLVTHQNSELVFLGFLYEAPFERKRGTREVFVIDDILAKTRPKYLLFPSEKALVK; encoded by the coding sequence ATGATACTCATTTGGATTTTTATCCTAACTGGCCCAATCTTATCCAAAGATCTTTCCGGAATTTATAAAGAATACGTGGTCCAAGATTTTGAAACGGAGATCTTCGGAGAAGAAAACGTAAAAGCAAAACTGGGCCCTGATTTTACTCCTGAAGTAAGGATCTCAACCGTATTTAGAACTCCGGAAAGAGAATCCGAAAAATCTTTATATGTAGAGTTAACTGCGGAAAAAAACCAATCCTTCCAAATCTTATTCAAGAAGCCTTGGTCTTCCAAAGAATTTGTAAAAGAGTTCAAGTTCCATGTATATGCAAATGATGGTGGAGGTTCTCTTTTTATTTTAGTTAGGGATTCTAGCTTGGATCAGAAAAAGATACTACTCACACATTTCAATTTTTCAGGCTGGAAAATTTTATCTTTAGATATCACTCGTAAAGTGAGACAAGATGATCTAGTAACTCATCAAAATTCCGAACTTGTATTCTTAGGATTTTTATATGAAGCACCTTTCGAAAGAAAAAGAGGTACGAGGGAAGTTTTCGTAATCGATGATATTCTTGCTAAAACAAGACCTAAATACCTTTTGTTTCCGAGCGAGAAGGCTTTGGTAAAATAG
- a CDS encoding TetR/AcrR family transcriptional regulator translates to MKLSKAKPGWKKMPEEVRKESILQAAMQCFFSKGFERTSVQDIADAAGLTKGGIYFHFESKEEIRDTLIQNFLSWERFGFEEPEVKALPPHLRLVEYLERLANRLAVEGNCSPRLFAEATACGAMEKEILSFYDSLEKLFAKTIKESQENGKIKADLSPELSARTLLALFDGLQIQSDISNKRALQTVGREVLKVFLKSMLFLPQDNCEI, encoded by the coding sequence ATGAAACTCAGCAAAGCAAAACCTGGCTGGAAAAAAATGCCGGAGGAGGTCCGAAAGGAATCCATCCTTCAGGCTGCTATGCAATGTTTCTTTAGTAAGGGTTTCGAAAGGACCTCCGTCCAGGATATTGCGGATGCTGCCGGCCTTACAAAAGGTGGGATCTATTTTCATTTCGAAAGTAAAGAAGAGATCAGAGATACTCTTATCCAAAACTTTTTGTCATGGGAAAGATTCGGATTCGAAGAACCTGAAGTAAAAGCACTTCCTCCTCACCTCCGCTTAGTGGAATATTTAGAAAGACTCGCGAATCGTCTGGCAGTTGAGGGAAATTGTAGCCCTCGTTTGTTTGCGGAAGCAACAGCCTGTGGCGCAATGGAAAAAGAAATATTAAGTTTTTATGATTCTTTGGAAAAACTTTTCGCTAAGACCATTAAAGAATCTCAGGAAAATGGTAAGATCAAAGCGGATCTTTCTCCCGAACTTTCTGCAAGGACTCTACTCGCGCTTTTTGACGGTTTGCAGATACAGTCGGATATTTCTAATAAAAGGGCTTTGCAGACTGTAGGCAGAGAAGTCCTGAAAGTATTTCTTAAATCTATGTTATTCCTTCCTCAGGATAACTGCGAAATTTAA
- a CDS encoding xylulokinase: protein MKSKVYVLAYDIGTTGTKTCLFEIGDRLTLVHSATQEYGLTLLEGGGVEQDPQDWWNSMRDTTAQVLKETKLDPAEIRGISFCSQMQGLVLVDKDLKPVRPAMSYMDQRAREQMKKGIEHGIKIEGLNAYKLLRSLQITGAVAGSVKDPLWKYKWVEAKEAEKFARVHKWLDVKDYLTARCTGRATMTLDSAFATFLYDSRPGKSRWHKGLCKMFGVRPEHLPDLIQSTDLIGGLTEISAKELGLKEGTAVFGGGGDATLIGIGAGAVEEGDTHIYAGTSGWVSTVTKRRTVDINARIASIVGARAGFYNYFGEQETSGKCLQWVKDHLALDEIDVYLEKKNVTEGEDAVHESLFAYLFESIKDTPAGSDGVIFTPWLHGNRCPFEDPAARGMFFNIGLDTGKRKLIRSVIEGISFHKRWILELSHAKVPASSTIRFVGGVARSPIICQILADITGRTIETIDHPQNAGATGAAAIAALGLGKIHSFEEIKNLIPSKERWNPNPGNKLVYDRNFSVFKKLYEANKAHYAILNTYK from the coding sequence ATGAAATCAAAAGTCTATGTTTTGGCTTACGATATAGGAACTACCGGGACCAAAACTTGCCTATTTGAAATAGGAGATAGACTTACTCTTGTACATTCCGCTACCCAAGAATACGGACTCACACTTTTAGAAGGCGGAGGAGTGGAGCAGGATCCTCAAGATTGGTGGAATTCCATGAGAGATACCACTGCCCAAGTCTTAAAAGAAACCAAATTAGATCCTGCAGAAATTCGTGGGATTTCCTTCTGCTCTCAAATGCAAGGTCTTGTTCTTGTAGACAAAGATTTGAAACCGGTTCGTCCAGCAATGAGTTATATGGACCAAAGAGCCCGTGAACAAATGAAAAAAGGAATAGAGCATGGGATCAAGATAGAAGGTCTGAATGCTTACAAACTTCTCCGTTCCTTACAGATCACAGGCGCAGTTGCAGGAAGTGTAAAAGATCCATTATGGAAATATAAATGGGTCGAAGCAAAAGAAGCTGAAAAATTTGCAAGAGTCCACAAGTGGTTGGATGTGAAAGATTATCTGACTGCTCGATGCACTGGCAGAGCAACCATGACCTTGGATTCCGCATTCGCTACTTTCTTATATGATTCTCGTCCTGGCAAAAGCCGTTGGCATAAAGGACTTTGTAAAATGTTCGGAGTTCGCCCGGAACATCTTCCCGATCTAATACAATCCACAGATTTGATTGGTGGTCTGACTGAAATATCCGCTAAAGAATTAGGATTAAAGGAAGGAACTGCAGTTTTCGGTGGCGGAGGTGACGCCACTCTGATCGGTATCGGTGCAGGCGCGGTGGAAGAAGGGGACACTCATATTTATGCAGGAACTTCCGGTTGGGTTTCCACAGTAACTAAAAGAAGAACTGTGGATATCAACGCAAGGATTGCTTCTATCGTAGGCGCAAGAGCCGGTTTTTATAATTATTTCGGAGAACAAGAAACTTCAGGTAAATGTCTACAATGGGTCAAAGACCATCTTGCCCTAGATGAGATAGATGTTTATTTAGAAAAAAAGAATGTAACGGAAGGAGAAGACGCGGTTCACGAAAGTCTTTTCGCATACTTATTCGAATCTATCAAGGACACTCCTGCAGGAAGTGACGGAGTTATCTTCACTCCTTGGTTACATGGAAATCGTTGTCCTTTTGAAGATCCGGCAGCAAGAGGGATGTTCTTCAATATTGGATTGGATACTGGAAAGAGAAAACTGATTCGATCCGTGATCGAAGGTATTTCTTTTCATAAACGTTGGATTTTAGAATTATCTCATGCAAAGGTTCCAGCTTCTTCTACAATTCGATTTGTAGGTGGAGTGGCACGTTCTCCGATCATTTGTCAGATCTTAGCAGATATTACGGGTAGAACGATTGAGACGATAGATCATCCTCAAAATGCAGGAGCAACCGGAGCAGCAGCGATAGCTGCATTAGGATTGGGTAAAATTCATTCTTTCGAAGAGATCAA
- a CDS encoding NADH:flavin oxidoreductase/NADH oxidase family protein — translation MSENFMIQALSKEGISSELKLPNGQILKNRIVKASMEEGLSDKEFLPSQRLFKLYERWSKSGAGLLLTGNVMVDLNGLTGPGNVILRKDMDLSSLKKWAEIGQSGGSKIWMQINHPGRQTFSFVNETPVAPSPIKVHIPGRMFAKVFGEPRALSGEEIKVLIQKFIDAAVIAEKAGFNGVEVHSAHGYLLNQFLSPMTNIRKDEWGGSLENRARFLLEVLKGIKAAVRSDFGIGVKLNSADFQGGGFQEEDSIQVIKMLEPIGLDLLEISGGNYESPAMQGTGTNKREAYFLDFAKKAKEITKIPLLVTGGFRTKSVMEEAILSKEADLVGIAAPFAFHPTFVNGLLSGKIEKVSVEIPKLSNPALNSLSKMSAIRLQFRRMGEGKEPRLPGSLIWNMIADQVRGRRNVKNYKSLLRRLLKPA, via the coding sequence TTGAGTGAGAATTTTATGATCCAGGCATTATCAAAGGAAGGAATTTCATCCGAACTAAAACTTCCAAACGGCCAAATACTCAAAAACAGAATTGTTAAAGCATCTATGGAAGAAGGTCTTTCGGATAAGGAATTCCTTCCTAGCCAAAGATTATTCAAACTTTATGAAAGATGGTCCAAATCAGGTGCGGGCCTTCTTCTTACTGGAAACGTAATGGTGGACCTGAATGGACTTACCGGTCCGGGCAATGTGATCTTAAGAAAGGATATGGATCTTTCTTCTCTCAAAAAATGGGCAGAGATTGGGCAATCAGGCGGTTCCAAAATTTGGATGCAGATCAATCATCCTGGAAGACAAACATTCAGTTTTGTGAATGAAACGCCTGTTGCTCCTTCCCCGATAAAAGTGCATATACCTGGAAGAATGTTCGCGAAAGTTTTTGGAGAACCAAGAGCATTAAGCGGAGAAGAGATCAAAGTCCTCATCCAAAAGTTCATAGATGCTGCAGTTATAGCTGAAAAAGCGGGATTCAATGGGGTAGAAGTCCATTCTGCCCATGGTTATTTATTAAACCAATTCCTTTCCCCAATGACCAATATTAGAAAAGATGAATGGGGTGGCTCTTTAGAAAATCGAGCCAGATTTCTTTTAGAAGTTTTGAAAGGGATCAAAGCAGCTGTTCGATCCGATTTCGGAATTGGAGTTAAATTGAATTCTGCGGACTTCCAAGGTGGAGGTTTCCAAGAAGAAGATTCTATCCAAGTGATAAAAATGCTCGAGCCGATCGGATTGGATCTTTTGGAAATTTCAGGAGGGAATTACGAATCTCCTGCAATGCAAGGAACAGGTACAAACAAAAGAGAAGCTTACTTTTTAGATTTTGCTAAGAAGGCAAAAGAGATAACCAAGATCCCTCTATTAGTTACCGGAGGATTCAGGACTAAGTCCGTAATGGAAGAAGCTATACTTTCTAAAGAGGCAGACTTAGTAGGGATAGCTGCACCGTTTGCATTTCATCCTACATTCGTAAACGGATTACTTTCCGGGAAAATAGAAAAGGTCTCCGTAGAAATACCTAAACTTTCAAACCCAGCATTAAATTCACTTTCTAAGATGTCCGCTATCCGTCTTCAGTTCAGAAGAATGGGAGAAGGAAAAGAACCTAGGCTACCGGGCTCTTTGATTTGGAATATGATCGCCGATCAAGTTAGAGGAAGACGTAACGTTAAAAATTATAAGAGTCTGCTTCGCAGACTCTTGAAGCCTGCGTAG
- a CDS encoding apolipoprotein N-acyltransferase, with product MIRFSRNPIRPFLCLIGIASGILFGMEPFEFFPAGGLSAFCAYILFLELREWKLRSAIFWLLGLSQTINLIVFFWIPSSISAISGAGASISWTLFLVYGIFSHFKLIIFYLGWNFSLFLYNKYINSPEKLTLFGWVIFPIWGVLSDLIMPQLFPWYWGNLAEGNLSFSQVASWTGIFGVGFFLLLGSSSLVLIKNPALKRYGIAGILIFGIVWTLGGFRLYSAPDYTVPNSTPAIEDGILKLSGVLIQPNTSPGKRELAENPEFVGQTISTSLELGLRSSLETSPPPDLLFLPESAVPFHGTIPNENLGQGVYSSTFHGALMYLTYKTGADILYNELNRFPEGLKNQVTLLSSSNGEVERYDKRRLLAFGEYIPFESTFPFLRKLFKETSFYITGGDPKPLLGIRSFRRERIPSLPTEEETPLIQNPDHFRPILTSSGKEENVSYQILPLICYEAMFPDLVRESVKFASKDTFTFFVNPTNDSWFSSQVEAWQHGGAVRFRAIEFGLTFVRPAVTGISFAVDPYGRSLNHATRYGEKDTRSFLLPATKLKNGGNTFYSEWGNLPFYLYTILAFTLFFLVGKKAFFKTKG from the coding sequence ATGATCCGGTTCTCCAGAAATCCGATCCGTCCATTTTTATGCCTGATCGGAATTGCGTCCGGAATCCTTTTCGGAATGGAGCCCTTCGAGTTTTTTCCGGCGGGAGGGCTATCCGCATTCTGTGCATATATTCTATTTTTAGAATTAAGAGAATGGAAACTTAGATCTGCGATTTTCTGGCTTTTAGGGCTTTCTCAGACTATCAATTTAATCGTATTTTTTTGGATTCCTTCCTCTATTTCCGCAATTTCGGGAGCAGGCGCGAGCATTTCCTGGACTTTATTTCTAGTGTATGGGATCTTCTCCCATTTTAAACTGATCATCTTTTACTTGGGATGGAATTTTAGTTTATTCTTATATAATAAATACATTAATTCTCCCGAGAAACTTACTCTATTCGGCTGGGTGATTTTTCCTATTTGGGGAGTTCTATCAGATCTGATTATGCCTCAACTTTTCCCATGGTACTGGGGAAATTTAGCGGAAGGAAATCTTTCTTTTTCGCAAGTAGCATCCTGGACCGGAATATTTGGAGTAGGATTTTTTCTACTCCTAGGAAGTTCTTCCTTAGTATTGATCAAAAACCCTGCATTAAAAAGATACGGGATTGCAGGGATCCTCATTTTCGGAATTGTTTGGACCTTGGGTGGTTTTAGACTTTATTCCGCTCCTGATTATACTGTTCCAAATTCCACTCCTGCCATAGAAGATGGGATCTTAAAACTCTCAGGGGTCCTAATACAACCAAATACATCTCCCGGCAAAAGAGAATTGGCTGAAAATCCGGAATTCGTAGGACAAACGATCAGCACTAGTCTTGAGTTAGGTCTTCGTTCTTCTTTGGAAACTTCTCCACCTCCTGATCTTTTATTCTTACCTGAGTCAGCTGTTCCATTTCACGGAACTATTCCGAATGAAAATCTGGGACAAGGAGTGTATTCTTCTACATTCCATGGCGCTTTAATGTATCTAACGTATAAGACCGGCGCAGATATTTTATACAATGAATTGAATCGTTTCCCAGAAGGTTTAAAAAACCAGGTAACACTTCTTTCTTCTTCCAATGGAGAAGTGGAACGTTATGACAAAAGAAGATTACTCGCGTTCGGAGAATATATTCCTTTCGAATCTACATTCCCTTTTCTAAGAAAATTGTTTAAGGAAACTTCCTTTTATATTACAGGAGGAGATCCTAAACCTCTTCTAGGGATTCGTTCTTTTAGAAGAGAAAGAATTCCTTCTTTGCCTACGGAAGAAGAAACTCCTTTGATCCAAAATCCGGATCATTTTCGTCCAATTTTAACTAGCTCCGGCAAAGAAGAAAATGTTTCGTATCAGATCCTACCTTTGATCTGTTATGAGGCGATGTTTCCCGATTTAGTTAGAGAATCCGTAAAATTTGCATCCAAGGATACGTTTACGTTTTTTGTAAATCCAACCAATGATTCCTGGTTCTCTTCCCAAGTAGAAGCTTGGCAACATGGAGGAGCGGTCCGATTTAGAGCAATAGAATTCGGGCTCACATTTGTGCGCCCGGCAGTCACAGGAATTTCATTTGCGGTAGATCCTTACGGTAGAAGTTTAAATCACGCGACAAGATATGGAGAGAAGGACACCAGATCCTTTTTACTTCCTGCGACAAAATTGAAAAATGGAGGAAATACATTCTATTCAGAATGGGGAAATCTTCCATTTTATCTTTATACTATTCTGGCATTCACGTTATTCTTCCTTGTAGGAAAAAAGGCGTTTTTCAAAACTAAGGGTTAG
- a CDS encoding lipase secretion chaperone — translation MLERLKEIPPKIWLFASGFLILIVLIVFLLWEPGSTGKEFGFDGGDSPGFTVTQNENGEWIINPEIMATSRELYKDGQWLSYDEILKYAANGELDLVSSLWELRRKCPADYTPEQCNEIVKAFILEQYPGADGERLVGLFRKYLSYEIVLREFEQPRGKSQEEIYEIIKKKRRELFSDQDAKLIFGLEEAEKEFQFGYDQFLNEVKNLSGDKKLARYEEYRKGVYGNYYNTIYKREPKFNKYETELYFKEADLNKLSAAEKDPQVRAIREKYFGKDGADRIEKVLKEIDAEKKKEEQTAQEEQNWLKAHPTARPEERDKALNEIRVKILGQEEAEAYARRKALEEDQRRLQGK, via the coding sequence ATGTTAGAACGTTTAAAAGAAATCCCCCCGAAAATCTGGCTTTTTGCCTCTGGTTTTTTAATCCTTATAGTATTGATCGTATTCCTTCTTTGGGAACCCGGCTCGACCGGCAAAGAATTCGGTTTTGATGGAGGAGACTCTCCAGGCTTTACTGTGACCCAAAACGAGAATGGAGAATGGATCATTAATCCGGAGATCATGGCCACTTCTCGCGAATTATATAAAGACGGCCAATGGTTAAGCTACGACGAGATACTGAAATATGCTGCGAATGGTGAATTAGATCTTGTATCTTCTCTTTGGGAATTAAGAAGGAAATGTCCCGCGGATTATACTCCGGAACAGTGTAACGAAATAGTAAAAGCTTTCATCTTGGAACAATATCCCGGAGCAGATGGGGAAAGACTCGTCGGTCTTTTTAGAAAGTATCTTTCTTACGAGATCGTATTAAGAGAATTCGAACAACCTAGAGGCAAAAGCCAGGAAGAAATTTACGAAATCATAAAGAAGAAGAGAAGAGAACTTTTTTCCGACCAAGATGCTAAGCTGATCTTCGGATTGGAAGAAGCGGAGAAGGAGTTCCAATTCGGATACGATCAATTCTTAAACGAAGTCAAAAATCTTTCCGGAGATAAAAAGCTCGCAAGATATGAAGAATATCGTAAGGGAGTTTACGGAAATTATTATAATACGATCTATAAAAGAGAGCCTAAGTTCAATAAATACGAAACTGAACTTTATTTTAAAGAAGCAGACCTGAATAAATTATCTGCCGCAGAAAAAGATCCTCAGGTTCGTGCGATCCGAGAAAAATATTTCGGTAAGGACGGAGCCGATAGGATCGAAAAAGTCCTAAAAGAAATAGACGCGGAAAAGAAGAAGGAAGAGCAAACCGCACAAGAAGAACAGAATTGGCTTAAGGCTCATCCGACTGCAAGACCTGAAGAGAGAGATAAAGCTCTAAATGAGATCAGAGTTAAAATTTTAGGCCAAGAAGAAGCGGAGGCTTACGCAAGAAGAAAGGCCTTAGAAGAAGACCAAAGACGTTTGCAAGGTAAATGA
- a CDS encoding NAD(P)-dependent oxidoreductase: MSLPILFYPEGTVGASEIFSHFRNLDIRSYPAKSPEEIEKFKPTILIANTRLKVNQDTCRTFPSVKIFATVSSGTDHVNFSDLKKESRVFINSPGSNAGSVAEYCWVSLLHFFSEEELKKKNVGIIGFGNTGKKFAKILEEKKVPYIYNDPFIKDRSVPLDEILKCSIVSLHVPLTTNGPYPTLNLLDKDKISKLKEGTLLQNTSRGEVWSEETFQTILDRTDLHKVMDVFYPEPPKGKIAEQMASLENSIFTPHIAGYSQLGRLLGTYRLAEKLCILYKENKLPPLSEFLKTNQPISTETFLKEEDLKLRESWKNADWEYFERRRNSYPARKDLGLADLD; this comes from the coding sequence ATGTCTCTTCCTATTCTTTTTTATCCGGAAGGAACCGTCGGGGCTTCGGAAATTTTTTCTCATTTCCGGAATTTGGATATTAGATCCTATCCAGCCAAATCTCCGGAAGAGATCGAAAAGTTTAAACCTACTATCTTAATTGCAAACACTAGACTGAAGGTGAATCAAGATACATGTCGTACATTTCCTAGTGTGAAAATTTTTGCAACAGTGAGTTCCGGAACAGACCATGTGAATTTTTCGGATCTAAAAAAAGAGTCCAGAGTATTCATTAATTCTCCTGGAAGCAATGCAGGCTCGGTTGCTGAATATTGTTGGGTATCTTTACTTCATTTTTTTTCGGAAGAAGAACTTAAAAAGAAGAATGTTGGTATCATCGGCTTCGGAAATACGGGCAAAAAATTTGCTAAAATTCTAGAAGAGAAGAAGGTCCCCTATATCTATAACGACCCATTTATCAAGGATCGTTCCGTTCCTTTGGATGAAATATTAAAATGTTCCATAGTAAGTCTTCATGTTCCTCTTACTACCAATGGTCCTTATCCTACATTGAACCTACTCGACAAAGATAAAATTTCTAAATTGAAAGAAGGTACACTTCTTCAGAATACAAGTAGGGGAGAGGTTTGGTCGGAAGAAACATTCCAAACAATTTTAGATAGGACCGATCTGCACAAGGTAATGGATGTATTTTATCCGGAGCCTCCTAAGGGGAAAATCGCAGAACAAATGGCGAGTTTAGAAAATTCAATTTTCACTCCTCATATTGCAGGTTATAGCCAACTGGGAAGATTACTCGGTACCTATAGACTTGCTGAGAAGTTATGCATTCTATATAAAGAGAATAAACTTCCTCCACTTTCCGAATTTTTAAAAACGAATCAACCAATCTCTACGGAAACTTTTTTAAAAGAAGAAGATCTGAAATTGAGAGAGTCTTGGAAGAATGCAGACTGGGAATATTTTGAAAGAAGAAGGAATTCTTACCCCGCCAGAAAAGACCTGGGACTTGCGGATCTAGATTAA
- a CDS encoding L-dopachrome tautomerase-related protein codes for MLKKWAMVFALVSAIVKCETGNLEDRTTLPKYPNTSLEKVIQLDRPPGNISASASGRIFFSFFPQGSPPIKVAELKNGQVLPFPSQNFQKNFNTVLSVRVDDKNRLWTLDYGNLGLTRPKVYAFDIETGATIHEYEFPIAIAPKDSLFNDMQIDTVTETIFITDTSPLIPDPGLVVYDITNKKARRLLKDHVSVVGERNEIVVNGSPFQVAGVSIIFNADSIALDQNREWLYFAPFTSGELYRAKTSVLRDSTLTAAQLAAQVEQYSLKSMSDGISIDKSGNIYVTDAEHSAVNLIDMDKKITTLFKDPSFRWPDGFSYAPDGYMYLTCSALNEVFLQLDSVILNKGPYYIYRFKPEAEGIIGR; via the coding sequence ATGTTAAAAAAATGGGCCATGGTCTTTGCATTGGTTTCTGCCATTGTAAAATGTGAAACAGGAAATTTAGAAGATAGGACAACGTTACCGAAGTATCCGAATACTTCTTTAGAAAAAGTGATCCAATTGGATCGTCCTCCGGGCAATATAAGCGCGTCAGCTTCCGGAAGGATCTTCTTCTCCTTCTTCCCGCAAGGAAGTCCTCCGATCAAAGTTGCCGAATTAAAAAATGGCCAGGTTCTTCCATTTCCAAGCCAAAACTTTCAGAAAAATTTTAATACAGTTCTTTCAGTCAGAGTGGATGATAAGAATCGGCTCTGGACCTTGGATTACGGCAATTTAGGCCTAACAAGACCAAAGGTTTATGCATTTGATATAGAAACGGGCGCTACCATTCACGAGTATGAATTCCCAATTGCTATCGCTCCTAAGGATTCTTTGTTCAATGATATGCAGATCGATACAGTAACAGAGACGATCTTTATTACGGATACAAGTCCTCTGATCCCGGATCCTGGACTCGTCGTATATGATATCACGAATAAAAAAGCGAGACGTCTACTGAAAGATCATGTTTCCGTGGTGGGAGAAAGAAACGAGATCGTAGTAAACGGATCTCCTTTCCAAGTGGCGGGAGTTTCTATCATATTTAACGCGGATTCAATTGCTTTGGACCAAAATAGAGAATGGTTATATTTTGCACCTTTTACTTCTGGAGAATTATACCGCGCTAAAACCAGCGTTTTAAGGGATTCTACTTTGACCGCAGCTCAGTTGGCAGCGCAGGTGGAACAATATTCTTTAAAATCAATGAGTGATGGGATCAGCATCGATAAAAGCGGAAATATTTATGTAACCGACGCGGAACATTCTGCAGTGAACCTGATCGATATGGATAAAAAGATCACTACATTATTCAAGGATCCAAGTTTCCGTTGGCCTGATGGATTTAGTTATGCTCCGGATGGATATATGTATCTAACTTGTAGTGCGTTAAACGAAGTTTTCCTGCAATTGGATAGCGTAATCTTAAACAAAGGACCTTATTATATCTATAGATTCAAACCGGAAGCGGAAGGGATCATCGGTAGATAA
- a CDS encoding MFS transporter, with amino-acid sequence MRENQVKVYGYRWVILGLYALITAIIQIQWLTFAPIAREAKVFYDVSSLQIDLLSLIFMGVFVLMAIPASYIIDTYGIKIGVGVGAALTGIFSLSKGVYADNFSIVIASQIGLAIAQPFILNAVTKVSVQWFPITERATAVAIGTLAQFVGIILVMAITPRMLGEANPNPQEIPGILLNYGLVAMVGAVIFLAFFREKPPTAPDNSKLQDSKFKVFEGLKHILNQKDMRKSLLLFLIGLGVFNAVSTCIDQICETKQLNMTQSGEIAGMMLMSGIIAGVFVPLISDKVGKRQPFLVISMAGFLPGLLLFSLANDYTLVLTGAFLIGFFLLGIGAPIGFQYCAEITSPAPESSSQGLLLWIGQISGIFFILGLNFLGIDLFLKIFIGLAVLNLALSFLLKESPLMLGAKVQENSLSRK; translated from the coding sequence ATGCGAGAAAACCAAGTAAAGGTATACGGCTACAGATGGGTGATTCTTGGTCTATACGCTCTAATTACGGCGATTATCCAAATCCAATGGCTGACTTTTGCGCCTATAGCCAGAGAGGCTAAAGTATTTTACGATGTATCAAGCCTTCAAATAGATCTTCTCTCTCTCATCTTCATGGGAGTATTCGTATTAATGGCAATCCCTGCTTCTTACATAATAGATACTTACGGAATTAAGATCGGAGTCGGAGTTGGTGCCGCTCTCACAGGAATTTTCTCCTTAAGCAAAGGAGTTTATGCAGATAATTTCAGCATAGTGATCGCATCACAAATCGGTTTAGCAATCGCACAACCTTTCATATTAAACGCAGTCACAAAAGTAAGCGTACAATGGTTCCCAATTACCGAAAGGGCTACCGCTGTTGCAATCGGAACATTGGCTCAATTTGTAGGTATTATTTTAGTAATGGCAATCACTCCTAGAATGTTAGGAGAAGCGAATCCGAATCCTCAAGAAATCCCGGGAATTCTTTTGAATTACGGATTAGTAGCTATGGTAGGCGCTGTAATATTCTTGGCATTCTTCAGAGAGAAGCCACCGACTGCTCCGGACAATTCGAAATTACAAGATTCTAAATTTAAAGTATTCGAAGGTTTGAAACATATCTTAAACCAAAAGGACATGAGAAAGTCCTTACTTTTATTCCTGATTGGATTAGGAGTATTTAATGCTGTCAGCACTTGTATAGATCAGATCTGCGAAACAAAACAACTCAACATGACCCAGTCCGGAGAAATTGCTGGAATGATGTTAATGTCGGGAATTATCGCAGGTGTCTTTGTCCCATTGATCTCAGATAAGGTTGGAAAAAGACAACCTTTCTTAGTGATCTCAATGGCTGGATTTTTGCCTGGACTGTTATTATTCTCTTTAGCGAATGATTATACATTAGTTCTAACTGGAGCATTCTTGATCGGATTCTTCTTGCTCGGAATTGGCGCACCAATCGGATTCCAATATTGTGCGGAGATCACCTCCCCTGCGCCTGAATCTTCTTCGCAAGGACTTTTACTTTGGATCGGTCAGATTTCCGGGATCTTCTTTATTTTAGGTCTGAACTTTTTAGGAATAGACCTATTCTTAAAAATATTCATAGGCTTGGCTGTATTGAACTTAGCTCTTTCTTTCTTATTAAAAGAATCTCCTTTGATGTTAGGAGCAAAAGTACAAGAGAATTCTCTCTCCAGAAAATAA